Proteins found in one Rhodobacter capsulatus SB 1003 genomic segment:
- a CDS encoding I78 family peptidase inhibitor, with the protein MRAKALARLAVGLTLVSLSSGCFLVVPVPLGTAVVPPATAPSGPDNCGAAGLKDLIGQPKSALDGRDLAAGTRVLHPGQPVTMEYSATRLNILINRKGRISSLNCG; encoded by the coding sequence ATGCGGGCGAAAGCTCTTGCCCGGCTGGCGGTCGGTCTGACGCTGGTCAGCCTGTCCTCGGGCTGTTTTCTGGTCGTGCCGGTGCCGCTGGGCACTGCCGTCGTGCCGCCCGCCACCGCGCCTTCCGGGCCCGACAACTGCGGCGCGGCCGGGCTGAAGGATCTGATCGGGCAGCCGAAATCCGCGCTGGACGGGCGCGATCTGGCGGCCGGGACCCGGGTCCTGCATCCCGGTCAGCCGGTGACGATGGAGTACAGCGCGACGCGGCTGAACATCCTGATCAACCGCAAGGGGCGGATTTCCAGCCTGAATTGCGGCTGA
- a CDS encoding DUF4139 domain-containing protein — MPRLPLFASLCLACAPAALFAAPAEIPATLSTVTLFPEGAQVTRSVTVPAGVTEVLVPDLPDGTDPASLRVMGEGVEIGAVTLMDAREPAAERAPSAEVSAARAALEAARADLAAQQDKLAALRAKITAAEAEADFFTALDTSNTPPDKVTALARTVSEGVFAAEQARIAARAEVRAAEAALKPAKEAVARAKQALDALQNPKKDSDSLLLTVSGAGRVTVTTFVAEAGWAPSYDARLDSAAGSLALDRFVSVHQASGEDWRGVALVLSTARPSERTDPSQMWSDLRRIGPAEPPMVGMAAPKAAMDSYAVPVAEAAPAPAAGRMAMELQGETVTYTYPGAVDIRDGVENLRLKLDRIETPVKLLAEAVPMFDETAYRVVEGRTAGAEPILPGPAVLWLDGAVVGAADLPLIAAGDRLRLGFGAIDGLRLKRVIPQTNEGDRGLITKSNERTETAEITVENLTGKPWALRVIDRVPYAEQEDLQITHAATPPATTTDYDDMRGVLAWEFDLAAGATQAIRLDTKMRWPADQVLQ, encoded by the coding sequence ATGCCCCGTCTGCCGCTTTTCGCCAGCCTTTGCCTTGCCTGCGCCCCCGCGGCGCTGTTTGCCGCGCCCGCGGAAATTCCCGCAACCCTTTCCACGGTCACGCTTTTCCCCGAAGGCGCGCAGGTGACTCGTTCCGTCACCGTGCCCGCGGGCGTGACCGAGGTGCTGGTGCCCGATCTGCCCGACGGCACCGATCCCGCCAGCCTGCGCGTGATGGGCGAGGGGGTGGAGATCGGCGCGGTGACGCTGATGGACGCGCGCGAACCCGCCGCCGAACGCGCGCCCTCGGCCGAGGTCAGCGCGGCCCGCGCCGCGCTCGAGGCCGCGCGGGCCGATCTGGCCGCGCAGCAGGACAAGCTGGCCGCGCTGCGCGCCAAGATCACCGCGGCCGAGGCCGAGGCCGATTTCTTCACCGCGCTCGATACCTCGAACACGCCGCCCGACAAGGTGACGGCGCTGGCGCGGACGGTCTCCGAGGGGGTGTTTGCGGCCGAACAGGCGCGGATCGCCGCCCGGGCCGAGGTGCGCGCGGCGGAAGCGGCGCTGAAACCGGCGAAAGAGGCGGTGGCGCGGGCGAAACAGGCGCTCGACGCGCTGCAAAACCCGAAAAAGGACAGCGATTCGCTGCTGCTGACGGTCTCGGGCGCGGGCAGGGTCACGGTGACGACCTTTGTGGCCGAGGCGGGCTGGGCGCCGAGTTACGATGCGCGGCTGGACAGCGCGGCGGGCAGCCTCGCGCTGGATCGGTTCGTCTCGGTGCATCAGGCCTCGGGCGAGGATTGGCGCGGGGTGGCGCTGGTGCTGTCCACGGCGCGGCCCTCGGAGCGCACCGACCCGTCGCAGATGTGGTCGGATCTGCGCCGCATCGGCCCGGCCGAGCCGCCGATGGTGGGGATGGCGGCGCCGAAAGCGGCGATGGACAGCTATGCCGTCCCGGTGGCAGAGGCCGCCCCGGCCCCGGCGGCGGGCCGGATGGCGATGGAATTGCAAGGTGAAACCGTGACTTACACCTATCCGGGCGCGGTCGATATCCGCGACGGGGTGGAAAACCTGCGCCTGAAGCTGGATCGGATCGAGACGCCGGTCAAGCTGCTGGCCGAGGCGGTGCCGATGTTCGACGAGACCGCCTATCGGGTCGTCGAGGGGCGGACCGCGGGGGCAGAGCCGATCCTGCCCGGCCCGGCGGTGCTCTGGCTTGATGGCGCGGTGGTGGGGGCGGCGGATCTGCCGCTGATCGCGGCGGGCGACAGGCTGCGGCTGGGCTTTGGCGCGATCGACGGGCTGCGGCTGAAGCGGGTGATCCCGCAGACGAACGAGGGCGACCGCGGCCTGATCACGAAATCGAACGAACGGACCGAGACCGCCGAAATCACGGTGGAGAACCTGACCGGCAAGCCCTGGGCGCTGCGGGTGATCGACCGCGTGCCCTATGCCGAACAGGAGGATCTGCAGATCACCCATGCCGCGACGCCGCCCGCGACCACGACCGATTACGACGACATGCGCGGCGTTCTGGCCTGGGAGTTCGATCTGGCGGCCGGGGCGACGCAGGCGATCCGGCTTGACACGAAGATGCGCTGGCCCGCCGATCAGGTGCTGCAGTAA
- a CDS encoding DUF2794 domain-containing protein, whose amino-acid sequence MTLQPPTPFPGPAPAPAQVTFDRRELGAILAVYGRMVAMAEARDYALSFGREAAVFAILRRTMESPLYRLEKRPALRNRQGIYALIGAEGQVLKRGHELAPLLRVIERKLIRAVE is encoded by the coding sequence ATGACGCTTCAGCCGCCCACGCCCTTCCCCGGACCCGCCCCTGCGCCCGCGCAGGTGACCTTTGATCGGCGCGAACTTGGGGCCATCCTGGCGGTCTACGGACGCATGGTCGCGATGGCCGAGGCGCGGGATTACGCGCTCAGTTTCGGGCGCGAGGCGGCGGTCTTTGCGATCTTACGCCGCACCATGGAAAGCCCGCTCTACCGCCTGGAAAAGCGGCCGGCGCTGCGCAACCGGCAGGGGATCTATGCGCTGATCGGCGCCGAGGGGCAGGTTTTGAAGCGCGGCCATGAATTGGCGCCGCTTTTGCGGGTGATCGAGCGCAAGCTGATCCGCGCGGTGGAATAG
- a CDS encoding cytochrome c has protein sequence MQLKRRLYVAIHLGLTVALALVGGIVYAAEGVSNPEVRARVELMQGYKAQMKLLTEAASGAQPFAADRVAAAIAALQAGAGELAPAFRSRAEDPASQALPEIWAAPSEFRQKTAKLVKTAAALDGSEPGALADTLAPVQAACKDCHGRFKLQ, from the coding sequence ATGCAATTGAAACGACGACTGTATGTGGCCATTCATCTTGGCCTGACCGTCGCCTTGGCTCTTGTCGGGGGCATCGTCTATGCCGCCGAGGGCGTCAGCAACCCGGAGGTCAGGGCCCGGGTCGAGCTGATGCAGGGCTACAAGGCGCAGATGAAACTGTTGACCGAGGCCGCTTCGGGGGCGCAGCCCTTCGCGGCCGACAGGGTCGCGGCGGCGATCGCGGCGCTGCAGGCGGGGGCCGGGGAACTGGCCCCGGCGTTCCGCAGCCGCGCCGAGGATCCGGCCTCGCAGGCGCTGCCCGAGATCTGGGCCGCGCCGTCGGAATTCCGGCAAAAGACGGCGAAGCTGGTGAAGACCGCGGCGGCGCTGGACGGGTCGGAGCCCGGGGCGCTGGCGGACACGCTGGCGCCGGTGCAGGCGGCCTGCAAGGACTGCCACGGCCGCTTCAAGCTGCAATGA
- a CDS encoding leucyl aminopeptidase family protein, with protein sequence MSDLFRFRPEMRFAPADAAARPLHLVETGADLPATLSPAQRAFAAAQGFTGALGSLCLLPDETGAIVAALFGYGEARKRARARFQLAAAAAKLPAGAWALASPLPAEVQKSEALGWLLEAYRYDRYGTQSVPEARLVAPAGLDAARLEIMAEAEALARDLINTPANDLGPDELEAAVRDLAARHGAKVAVITGEDLLAQGYPLIHAVGRASARAPRLIELRWGTDGPDLALVGKGVCFDTGGLNLKTGAYMALMKKDMGGAANQLALAHMIMALNLPLKLRLLIPAVENAVAGNAMRPGDIYTSRKGLTVEVNDTDAEGRLILADALAAADEEAPDLILCMATLTGAARVALGADLPPFYTDDDDLAAALTASGTRNGDPLWRMPFWAPYEPLIEPSLADLDNCPAGSMAGSITAALFLRRFVTETERFVHFDLYAWQPTAAPGRSKGGLGQGGRAVLGALSEVLGL encoded by the coding sequence ATGTCCGATCTTTTCCGTTTCCGTCCCGAGATGCGCTTTGCGCCCGCCGATGCCGCGGCGCGTCCGCTGCATCTGGTCGAGACGGGGGCCGATCTGCCCGCGACGCTGAGCCCGGCGCAACGGGCCTTTGCCGCGGCGCAGGGCTTCACCGGCGCGCTGGGCAGCCTGTGCCTGCTGCCCGACGAGACCGGGGCGATTGTCGCGGCGCTGTTCGGCTACGGCGAGGCGCGCAAACGGGCGCGGGCGCGGTTCCAGCTGGCGGCGGCAGCGGCAAAACTGCCCGCCGGGGCCTGGGCTCTGGCCAGCCCGCTTCCGGCCGAGGTGCAAAAATCCGAGGCTTTGGGCTGGCTCCTTGAAGCCTATCGCTACGACCGTTACGGCACGCAATCCGTGCCCGAGGCGCGGCTGGTGGCGCCTGCGGGGCTTGATGCCGCGCGGCTGGAAATCATGGCCGAGGCCGAGGCTCTGGCCCGCGATCTGATCAACACCCCCGCCAATGATCTGGGGCCGGATGAGCTGGAAGCCGCCGTCCGCGACCTTGCCGCGCGGCATGGCGCAAAGGTCGCGGTGATCACCGGCGAGGATCTGCTGGCGCAGGGCTATCCGCTCATTCATGCCGTCGGCCGCGCCAGCGCCCGGGCGCCGCGGCTGATCGAGCTGCGCTGGGGCACGGATGGCCCCGATCTGGCGCTGGTCGGCAAGGGCGTCTGTTTCGACACCGGCGGGCTGAACCTGAAGACCGGGGCCTATATGGCCTTGATGAAAAAGGACATGGGCGGGGCGGCGAACCAGCTCGCGCTTGCGCATATGATCATGGCGCTGAACCTGCCGCTGAAGCTGCGTCTGCTGATCCCCGCGGTCGAAAATGCAGTGGCGGGCAATGCGATGCGGCCGGGCGACATCTACACCTCGCGCAAGGGGCTGACGGTCGAGGTCAATGACACCGATGCCGAAGGGCGTCTGATCCTCGCCGATGCGCTGGCCGCCGCCGACGAGGAGGCGCCCGATCTGATCCTGTGCATGGCGACGCTGACCGGCGCGGCGCGGGTGGCGCTGGGCGCCGATCTGCCGCCCTTTTATACCGATGACGACGATCTGGCGGCGGCGCTGACGGCCTCGGGCACCCGCAATGGCGATCCGCTCTGGCGGATGCCGTTCTGGGCGCCTTACGAGCCGCTGATCGAGCCGAGCCTGGCCGATCTCGACAACTGCCCCGCGGGCAGCATGGCGGGCTCGATCACCGCCGCGCTGTTCCTGCGCCGCTTCGTCACCGAGACCGAGCGTTTCGTGCATTTCGACCTTTACGCCTGGCAACCGACGGCCGCGCCGGGCCGGAGCAAGGGCGGGCTGGGGCAGGGCGGCCGCGCCGTTCTGGGCGCGCTCTCCGAGGTGCTGGGGCTGTGA
- a CDS encoding carbonic anhydrase — protein sequence MKEHVRPLPSYLTNRYHGWRATTYTENRPWYRRLADAGQHPRAMVISCCDSRVHVTSIFGADEGEFFIHRNIANLVPPYNPDGDHHGTSAAIEYAVRNLKVAHVIVLGHSQCGGVAGCHAMCSGHAPELDEKTSFVGTWLDLLRPGFERVKDKPETERVTALEREAVVISLENLLTFPFVRAAVEAGDMSLHGLWNDIGEGMLWQFNPESKIFEPI from the coding sequence ATGAAAGAGCACGTGCGGCCCTTGCCCTCCTACCTGACCAACCGCTACCACGGCTGGCGCGCCACCACTTATACGGAAAACCGCCCCTGGTATCGCCGTCTGGCCGATGCCGGTCAGCACCCGCGGGCGATGGTGATTTCCTGCTGCGACAGTCGGGTGCATGTCACCTCGATCTTCGGCGCGGACGAGGGCGAATTCTTCATTCACCGCAACATCGCCAACCTGGTGCCGCCCTACAATCCCGACGGCGATCACCACGGCACCTCGGCCGCGATCGAATATGCGGTGCGCAATCTGAAGGTGGCGCATGTGATCGTGCTCGGCCATTCGCAATGCGGCGGCGTCGCGGGCTGTCATGCCATGTGTTCGGGCCATGCGCCGGAGCTGGACGAGAAGACGTCGTTCGTCGGCACCTGGCTTGATCTGCTGCGGCCCGGTTTCGAGCGCGTCAAGGACAAGCCCGAGACCGAGCGGGTCACCGCGCTGGAACGCGAAGCGGTGGTGATCAGCCTGGAAAACCTGCTGACCTTCCCCTTCGTGCGCGCCGCGGTCGAGGCGGGCGACATGAGCCTGCACGGGCTTTGGAACGACATCGGCGAGGGGATGCTCTGGCAGTTCAACCCGGAGAGCAAAATTTTCGAGCCGATCTGA
- a CDS encoding MFS transporter → MRLSIAFLVAGYVLSQFYRACLAVLTPVLKTELGASAEDLAVSLGLWYLAFALMQIPVGEALDRIGPRRTVGWLLALGGGGGAATFALATGPWGIHLAMVLIGIGCSPVLMGSYYIFARSFSPAIFGTLAAAVIGVGSLGNLAGAAPLAAAIDAFGWRATLWGLTGVTLVVALAILIFTRDPERIAHKGQKGNVFDILRLPGFWLILPLIFANYTAAAAIRGLWAGPWLSALQDADAGLIGKVTLAMGVAMVLGNFAYGPADRILGSHKRVAIAGNLVLCLALAALAFAPDAGLWQATALLAAVGFFGASFPVLMAHGRTFLPPHLVGRGVTLLNLFSIAGAGIGLFLSRPVFAAASSAGDPVAAYRALFLFFLIPVVAGLAVYLFSRARPH, encoded by the coding sequence ATGCGACTGTCGATTGCGTTTCTTGTGGCGGGCTATGTGCTCAGCCAGTTCTATCGTGCCTGCCTTGCGGTGCTGACGCCGGTTCTGAAGACGGAACTGGGGGCCTCGGCCGAGGATCTGGCCGTCTCGCTTGGCCTTTGGTATCTGGCCTTCGCGCTGATGCAGATCCCGGTGGGCGAGGCGCTCGACCGGATCGGGCCGCGCCGGACCGTGGGCTGGCTGCTGGCCTTGGGCGGGGGCGGGGGCGCGGCGACCTTCGCGCTGGCCACCGGACCCTGGGGCATCCATCTGGCGATGGTGCTGATCGGCATCGGCTGCTCGCCCGTTCTGATGGGATCTTACTACATCTTTGCGCGCAGTTTTTCCCCCGCGATCTTCGGCACTTTGGCCGCGGCGGTTATCGGGGTCGGCAGTCTGGGCAATCTGGCAGGCGCCGCGCCGCTTGCCGCGGCGATCGACGCGTTCGGCTGGAGGGCCACGCTTTGGGGGCTGACCGGGGTGACGCTAGTCGTGGCGCTGGCGATCCTGATCTTTACCCGCGACCCGGAACGCATCGCGCACAAGGGCCAAAAGGGCAATGTTTTCGACATCCTGCGGCTGCCCGGCTTCTGGCTGATCCTGCCCTTGATCTTTGCCAATTACACTGCCGCCGCGGCGATCCGGGGGCTTTGGGCGGGACCTTGGCTGAGCGCGCTGCAGGACGCCGATGCGGGCCTGATCGGCAAGGTCACGCTGGCGATGGGGGTGGCGATGGTGCTGGGCAATTTCGCCTATGGCCCGGCCGACCGCATCCTTGGCAGCCACAAGCGGGTGGCGATTGCGGGCAATCTGGTGCTCTGTCTGGCGCTTGCGGCGCTTGCCTTCGCGCCCGATGCGGGGCTGTGGCAGGCGACGGCGCTTCTGGCCGCGGTGGGGTTCTTTGGCGCCTCCTTCCCGGTTCTGATGGCGCATGGGCGGACCTTCCTGCCGCCGCATCTGGTGGGCCGGGGGGTGACGCTTTTGAACCTGTTCTCGATCGCCGGGGCGGGGATCGGGCTCTTCCTGTCGCGTCCGGTCTTTGCCGCGGCCTCAAGCGCGGGCGATCCGGTGGCGGCCTATCGGGCGCTTTTCCTGTTCTTCCTGATCCCGGTCGTGGCCGGTCTGGCGGTCTATCTGTTCTCGCGCGCGCGGCCCCATTGA
- a CDS encoding C40 family peptidase produces the protein MTDRRLLPFSGRVAHVSLRGQIDAPAFSAGEPARIGAMLADLAPDPGGPRERQWLHGAAVTVIDRRDGFAFAQAALDGACGWLPEAALAAPVPATHVVASRGTHLYRAPSIKRGEIGALSLGARVAVLGQDGALARTADGFIPASHLRPLSEPEPDPVAVAERLLGTPYLWGGNSAAGIDCSGLVQLAFTLAGRACPADSDQQRAAFGDFLPEAALTERGDLFFWSGHVAIALDDSTLLHANGHAMQVSREPIGACLARIAATEGSRYFGRKRPF, from the coding sequence GTGACCGACCGCCGTCTGCTGCCGTTTTCGGGCCGGGTCGCGCACGTGTCCTTGCGCGGTCAGATCGACGCCCCGGCCTTCAGTGCGGGCGAACCGGCGCGGATCGGCGCGATGCTGGCGGATCTGGCGCCGGATCCCGGGGGCCCGCGCGAACGGCAATGGCTGCACGGCGCCGCCGTCACGGTGATCGACCGCCGCGACGGTTTCGCCTTTGCGCAGGCGGCGCTGGATGGCGCCTGCGGCTGGCTGCCCGAGGCCGCGCTGGCCGCGCCGGTGCCCGCCACCCATGTCGTCGCCAGCCGCGGCACGCATCTGTATCGCGCGCCCTCGATCAAGCGCGGCGAGATCGGTGCGCTCAGCCTTGGCGCCCGCGTCGCGGTCTTGGGGCAAGACGGCGCTTTGGCCCGCACGGCCGATGGTTTCATCCCCGCCAGCCACCTGCGCCCGCTGAGCGAGCCCGAGCCAGATCCGGTCGCGGTGGCGGAACGGCTTCTCGGCACGCCCTATCTTTGGGGCGGCAATTCCGCCGCGGGCATCGATTGTTCGGGCCTGGTGCAGCTGGCCTTCACCCTGGCGGGCCGCGCCTGCCCCGCCGATAGCGACCAGCAACGCGCCGCGTTTGGCGATTTCCTGCCCGAAGCCGCGCTGACCGAACGGGGGGATCTGTTCTTCTGGTCCGGGCATGTGGCGATCGCGCTCGATGACAGCACGCTTTTGCACGCCAACGGCCATGCGATGCAGGTCAGCCGCGAGCCGATCGGGGCCTGTCTGGCCCGCATCGCCGCCACCGAGGGCAGCCGTTACTTCGGGCGCAAGCGGCCATTCTGA
- a CDS encoding aspartate-semialdehyde dehydrogenase — protein sequence MGYKVVVVGATGNVGKEMLNILAEREFPVDEIAALASRKSLGTEVSFGDRTLKTQDLDTFDFTGWDIALFAIGSDATKVYAPKAASQGCVVIDNSSLYRYDPEIPLIVPEVNADDVVRYTNKMIIANPNCSTAQMVVALKPLHDRAKIKRVVVSTYQSVSGTGKEAMDELWNQTKGMYVPGQEVAPKVYPKQIAFNVIPHIDVFLDSGETKEEWKMVAETKKILDPSIKVTATCVRVPVFVGHSEAVNIEFEEFLDWEEATEILREAPGVLVVDKREAGGYITPVECVGEYATYISRIRQDSTIENGLNLWCVSDNLRKGAALNAVQIAEVLGQRCLKKG from the coding sequence ATGGGCTACAAGGTCGTCGTCGTCGGTGCCACGGGCAACGTTGGCAAGGAAATGCTGAACATTCTCGCCGAGCGCGAGTTTCCGGTGGACGAAATCGCGGCGCTGGCGTCGCGCAAGTCGCTTGGCACCGAAGTCAGCTTTGGCGACCGAACTTTGAAGACCCAGGACCTCGACACGTTCGATTTCACCGGCTGGGACATCGCGCTCTTCGCGATCGGCTCGGACGCGACGAAAGTCTACGCGCCGAAAGCCGCGTCGCAGGGCTGCGTGGTGATCGACAACTCCTCGCTGTACCGTTACGACCCGGAAATCCCGCTGATCGTGCCCGAGGTGAACGCTGATGACGTCGTGCGCTACACCAACAAGATGATCATCGCGAACCCGAACTGCTCGACCGCGCAGATGGTGGTGGCGCTGAAACCGCTGCATGACCGCGCGAAAATCAAGCGCGTCGTGGTCTCGACCTATCAATCGGTCTCGGGCACCGGCAAGGAAGCGATGGACGAGCTTTGGAACCAGACCAAGGGCATGTATGTCCCCGGTCAGGAAGTCGCGCCCAAGGTTTACCCCAAGCAGATCGCCTTCAACGTGATCCCGCATATCGACGTCTTCCTTGATTCCGGCGAGACCAAGGAAGAATGGAAGATGGTGGCCGAGACGAAGAAGATCCTTGATCCGTCGATCAAAGTCACCGCGACCTGCGTGCGCGTGCCGGTCTTCGTCGGCCATTCGGAAGCGGTGAACATCGAGTTCGAGGAATTCCTCGACTGGGAAGAAGCGACCGAGATCCTGCGCGAAGCCCCGGGCGTGCTCGTCGTCGACAAGCGTGAAGCCGGTGGCTACATCACGCCGGTCGAATGCGTCGGCGAATATGCCACCTACATCTCGCGCATCCGGCAGGACAGCACGATCGAGAACGGGCTGAACCTGTGGTGCGTCTCGGACAACCTGCGCAAGGGCGCGGCGCTGAATGCGGTGCAGATCGCCGAAGTGCTGGGCCAACGCTGCCTGAAAAAAGGCTGA